The following are from one region of the Paenalkalicoccus suaedae genome:
- a CDS encoding YesK family protein encodes MLVVVPILVGLLIGGAVYYLTKELEEKKPDAKYVPSVWAIAISVFLIPFSMIVIRGLEGAAYLILATVILGVSLYTLYKT; translated from the coding sequence ATGCTAGTAGTCGTTCCAATTTTAGTCGGTCTCCTTATAGGCGGAGCAGTCTATTATCTGACGAAGGAATTAGAGGAGAAGAAGCCGGATGCTAAATATGTTCCGTCAGTTTGGGCTATTGCGATATCAGTTTTTCTAATTCCTTTTAGTATGATTGTGATAAGAGGGCTTGAGGGAGCGGCATATCTCATTTTAGCGACTGTAATCTTGGGGGTCTCTCTATATACGCTGTATAAAACATAA
- a CDS encoding GntR family transcriptional regulator, which translates to MLKYQQIALDIERMIETEQLKRGVKLPVLEALMKEFEVSKSTITKALDLLEKKGVIYQVRGSGIFVRGHKRKGFLSLISNQGFKDSLEEFDITSEVLELKIVQPERYVRDALDLPEGAEAHYVKRIRYINGKTLCVENSYYSKELIPYLNKEIVTGSIFHYITEGLKLQIGFSDMYLQVGKLTEEEAGYLQLKSGDPKLSAETIFHLNNGKPFDYSMITYNYEQSQFYVQSGSYLR; encoded by the coding sequence ATGCTAAAATACCAACAAATAGCGCTTGATATTGAACGGATGATTGAGACGGAGCAACTAAAACGCGGTGTCAAACTACCCGTGCTTGAAGCTCTCATGAAGGAGTTTGAGGTAAGCAAAAGCACGATTACAAAAGCGCTTGATCTTTTAGAAAAAAAGGGAGTTATTTATCAAGTTAGAGGTAGCGGGATTTTTGTTCGCGGCCATAAGCGGAAGGGTTTTTTGAGTCTCATTTCGAATCAAGGCTTTAAGGATAGCTTAGAGGAATTTGATATTACGTCTGAGGTGTTGGAGTTAAAAATCGTTCAGCCTGAACGATATGTAAGAGACGCACTGGATTTACCGGAAGGGGCTGAGGCTCACTATGTAAAGCGAATTCGCTATATTAACGGGAAAACGCTTTGTGTGGAGAACTCTTACTACTCCAAGGAGCTTATTCCTTATTTGAATAAAGAGATTGTGACGGGGTCTATTTTTCATTACATTACGGAAGGTCTGAAGTTGCAGATTGGTTTTTCGGATATGTATTTGCAGGTTGGAAAGCTGACGGAAGAGGAAGCCGGCTACTTGCAGCTGAAGTCTGGGGATCCGAAGCTATCTGCTGAGACGATTTTTCATCTTAATAATGGGAAGCCGTTTGACTATTCGATGATTACGTATAACTATGAGCAGTCGCAGTTTTATGTGCAGTCTGGTAGCTATCTTCGGTGA